One genomic window of Phoenix dactylifera cultivar Barhee BC4 chromosome 6, palm_55x_up_171113_PBpolish2nd_filt_p, whole genome shotgun sequence includes the following:
- the LOC103705325 gene encoding protein argonaute 7, with protein sequence MEEEAKDGRKNPSRKWTPMERRSHPTTLRELSNSSQHPLHDVYYYQRRYQAYPALLPLPLPLPPPILLQLPPTPPLLQSNTPKSKPHGQKSLWKKKPLHAASLETQVAVLPIPQAMEVIQQKTNPLSGKKGAAADGKPLSCHTEHVGSPQASVAARRPDSGGDEGSFIPLIANHFPVQFDPSQKIFHYNVDISPCPSKEIARMIKRKLVQDHSDMLSGALPVFDGRNNLYSPIEFRGDRLEFFITLPIPSAKSLHSENGGNLVEKQKSKLFRVNIRLASKLSGQDLNRYLKEEGDGVPLPQDYLHALDVALRESPTENCIPMGRSLYTKSMGGVKDIGGGAVGLRGFFQSLRPTQQGLSLNVDFSVTAFHESIGIIPYLQKRCEFLRDLSQRKTRGLVGEEKKEVEKALKNIRIFVCHRETDQRYRVYSLTDEATENLKFRDRDGKDLMLVDYFKDHYNHDIQFRNLPCLQISRSKPCYLPMELCIVCEGQKFLGKLSDEQTARILKMGCQRPGERKDIINGVMGGAVGPTSGCYADEFKIKVSKEMTQLFGRVLQPPKLKLGDGGHVRDITPNRHDRQWNLMNSHVAEGSQIRRWALISFGGTPEQRSFIPRFINQLSNRCQQLGIFLNRNTILSPLYEHMYVLNNVSTLEAKLKRIHEAASGNLQLLMCVMEKKHRGYADLKRIAETGIGVMSQCCLYSNLSKLSSQFLANLSLKINAKLGGCNVVLYNTIPCQIPRIFRDDEPVIFMGADVTHPHPLDDFSPSVAAVVGSMNWPAANKYISRMRSQTHRQEIIKDLEEMVGELLEEFFLTVGKLPCRVIFFRDGVSETQFYKVLKEELQAIRAACSKFPNYKPTITFAVVQKRHHTRLFINEKNASSCQFVDENIPPGTVVDTVITHPREFDFYLCSHWGMKGTSRPTHYHILWDENNFKSDEVQKLIHSLCYTFVRCTKPVSLVPPAYYAHLAAYRGRLYLDRSDSMPCARTTLSRAAPLQTAPLPKLRDNVKKLMFYC encoded by the exons ATGGAAGAGGAGGCTAAGGATGGAAGGAAGAATCCCAGCAGGAAGTGGACACCAATGGAGAGGAGGTCTCATCCCACCACCCTGAGGGAGTTATCCAACTCTAGTCAGCACCCACTCCATGATGTGTACTATTATCAGAGGAGATACCAGGCCTACCCAGCTCTTCTtccgctccctctccctctaccTCCCCCAATACTACTTCAGCTCCCTCCAACACCACCTCTCCTCCAGAGCAACAcgcctaaatcaaaacctcacGGCCAGAAGTCTCTGTGGAAAAAGAAGCCACTTCATGCCGCCTCGTTGGAAACCCAGGTCGCAGTCCTGCCTATTCCTCAGG CTATGGAGGTAATCCAACAGAAAACTAATCCCTTATCAGGAAAGAAAGGCGCCGCAGCGGATGGAAAACCTTTAAGTTGCCACACAGAACATGTGGGCAGTCCTCAAGCTTCGGTGGCGGCCCGAAGGCCGGATTCTGGCGGCGACGAGGGCTCCTTTATTCCCCTTATTGCCAACCATTTTCCTGTCCAATTTGATCCCTCACAAAAAATTTTCCATTACAATGTTGATATATCTCCATGTCCATCCAAGGAAATTGCCCGGATGATCAAGAGGAAGCTGGTGCAGGATCACTCCGATATGCTTTCTGGTGCGCTGCCGGTCTTCGATGGTCGGAACAATTTATACAGCCCCATTGAGTTCCGAGGTGATAggcttgagttcttcataactcTGCCAATTCCCTCGGCGAAATCCTTGCATTCGGAAAATGGTGGTAATTTGGTGGAGAAACAGAAGTCTAAGCTCTTCAGGGTAAACATTAGGCTAGCTTCCAAATTAAGTGGCCAGGATTTGAACAGATATTTAAAAGAAGAGGGTGATGGTGTCCCTCTTCCTCAGGATTATCTTCATGCATTGGATGTTGCCTTGCGCGAGAGCCCAACGGAGAACTGCATTCCTATGGGCCGGTCTTTGTATACCAAGTCCATGGGAGGAGTCAAAGACATTGGTGGAGGAGCTGTGGGATTGAGAGGGTTCTTCCAGAGCCTTAGACCAACCCAACAAGGCCTATCTCTCAATGTTGATTTCTCAGTGACAGCTTTTCATGAAAGCATAGGCATCATTCCTTACCTACAGAAACGCTGTGAATTCTTACGAGATCTTTCGCAGAGGAAAACCAGGGGATTggtgggagaagagaagaaagaagttgAGAAGGCCTTGAAGAACATTAGGATCTTTGTCTGCCATAGAGAAACAGATCAGAGGTACCGGGTTTATAGCCTGACCGATGAAGCAACGGAGAACCTCAAGTTCAGAGACAGAGATGGGAAGGATCTGATGTTGGTGGATTATTTCAAGGATCACTACAACCATGACATTCAATTCAGAAACCTTCCGTGCTTGCAGATCAGTAGAAGCAAGCCATGTTATCTGCCAATGGAGCTCTGCATTGTCTGTGAAGGCCAGAAATTTCTTGGAAAGCTTTCCGATGAGCAGACTGCAAGAATACTTAAGATGGGCTGCCAGAGGCCTGGAGAGCGGAAGGACATCATCAATGGTGTCATGGGAGGTGCGGTTGGTCCGACAAG TGGATGCTATGCTGATGAGTTCAAGATCAAAGTTTCAAAAGAGATGACCCAGCTTTTTGGAAGAGTCCTTCAGCCTCCCAAACTAAAACTTGGTGATGGTGGGCATGTTAGAGATATAACTCCAAACAGACATGATCGGCAGTGGAACTTGATGAACAGCCATGTTGCTGAAGGTTCCCAAATTAGAAGGTGGGCTCTGATAAGCTTCGGTGGCACCCCGGAGCAGCGGTCCTTCATTCCTAGGTTCATAAACCAGCTCTCTAATAGGTGCCAGCAGCTTGGCATTTTTTTGAACAGGAACACAATCCTAAGCCCACTATATGAGCACATGTATGTGCTGAATAATGTGTCAACTTTGGAAGCCAAGCTCAAGAGAATCCATGAAGCTGCATCAGGGAACCTCCAACTGCTCATGTGCGTAATGGAGAAAAAGCACAGGGGCTATGCCGATTTGAAGAGAATTGCCGAGACCGGTATAGGGGTGATGAGTCAGTGCTGTTTATATTCCAATCTCAGCAAGCTCAGCTCACAATTCCTGGCCAATTTATCTCTTAAAATCAATGCAAAGCTTGGGGGCTGCAACGTGGTACTGTATAACACTATACCCTGCCAAATTCCCAGGATATTCAGAGACGATGAGCCGGTGATCTTTATGGGTGCCGATGTCACGCACCCGCACCCGCTCGATGACTTCAGCCCATCTGTTGCTGCCGTTGTTGGCAGCATGAATTGGCCTGCAGCAAACAAGTACATTTCTAGGATGAGGTCTCAGACGCACCGACAAGAGATCATCAAAGACCTGGAAGAGATGGTAGGCGAGCTACTTGAGGAGTTCTTCCTTACGGTTGGCAAACTCCCTTGCAGAGTTATTTTCTTCAGAGATGGCGTGAGCGAGACTCAGTTTTACAAGGTGCTGAAGGAAGAGTTGCAGGCCATAAGAGCAGCATGTTCCAAGTTCCCCAATTACAAGCCCACCATCACCTTCGCAGTGGTCCAGAAGAGGCACCATACAAGGCTCTTCATAAATGAGAAGAATGCCTCCTCTTGCCAGTTTGTTGATGAAAACATACCACCTGGAACTGTCGTTGATACCGTGATAACCCATCCAAGGGAATTTGATTTTTATCTGTGCAGCCATTGGGGGATGAAAGGAACGAGCAGGCCAACTCATTATCATATCCTGTGGGATGAGAACAATTTCAAATCCGACGAAGTGCAGAAGTTGATTCACAGTCTCTGCTACACATTTGTGAGATGCACCAAGCCAGTTTCTCTTGTGCCTCCTGCATACTATGCTCACCTTGCAGCATATAGAGGCAGATTGTATCTCGATAGGTCAGACTCCATGCCATGTGCCCGAACTACACTGTCTAGAGCCGCACCGCTGCAGACTGCACCGCTGCCAAAGCTTCGAGATAATGTCAAGAAGCTTATGTTCTACTGCTGA